CCTTGTCGGCGACCTTCTCCACCCAGGGGTAGTCCTCGGGGAGGGTGTCGTTGAACAGGACCTGCCCGAGGGAGGTCTCGATCAGCGCGGGGGTACCGGGCTCCCAGCCCTCGGGCGCAGCGATATCGGCGCTGGGCACGAAGCGGGGGACGCGGATCCGGACGACCGAGTTCAGGTGCAGCTCACCGGCGTCGTGGGCCATGATGGCCTCCGACGGGCTGGTGAAGACGCGACCCTCGCCGGCACTCCCCTCACGCTTGGTGGTGAGGTGGTGCAGACCGATGATCATGTCCTGCGAGGGCAGGGTGACCGGACGGCCGTCGGACGGCTTCAAGATGTTGTTCGAGGAGAGCATCAGGATGCGCGCCTCGGCCTGGGCCTCGGGGCTCAGCGGCAGGTGCACCGCCATCTGGTCGCCGTCGAAGTCCGCGTTGAACGCACCGCAGACCAGCGGGTGGAGCTGGAGTGCCTTGCCTTCGACGAGCTGCGGCTCGAACGCCTGGATGCCGAGGCGGTGCAGGGTGGGTGCACGGTTCAGCAGCACGGGGTGCTCGGTGATGATCTCTTCGAGGACGTCCCAGACCTGGGGGCGGTACCGCTCGACCATGCGCTTGGCGCTCTTGATGTTCTGCGCGTGGTTGAGGTCCACCAGGCGCTTCATCACGAACGGCTTGAAGAGCTCCAGGGCCATCTGCTTGGGCAGACCACACTGGTGCAGCTTCAGCTGCGGGCCGACGACGATGACCGAACGGCCCGAGTAGTCGACGCGCTTGCCGAGGAGGTTCTGGCGGAAACGACCCTGCTTGCCCTTCAGCATGTCCGAGAGGGACTTCAGGGGACGGTTGCCCGGTCCGGTGACGGGACGGCCACGACGGCCGTTGTCGAACAGGGAGTCGACCGCTTCCTGCAGCATGCGCTTCTCGTTGTTCACGATGATCTCGGGCGCACCGAGATCGAGCAGGCGCTTGAGGCGGTTGTTCCTGTTGATGACGCGGCGGTACAGGTCGTTCAGGTCGGACGTCGCGAAACGGCCACCGTCGAGCTGGACCATCGGGCGCAGTTCCGGCGGGATCACCGGCACGGCGTCGAGGACCATGCCCAGGGGGCTGTTCGTCGTCGTCAGGAACGCGTTGACCACCTTGAGGCGCTTCAGGGCGCGCGTCTTCCGCTGGCCCTTGCCGTTCTGGATGATGTCGCGCAGCAGCTCGGCCTCGGCGGGCATGTCGAAGTTCTCGAGGCGCTTCTTGATCGCCTCGGCACCCATGGAGCCCTCGAAGTACAGTCCGTAGCGGTCGCGCAGTTCGCGGTACAGGCCTTCGTCACCCTCGAGGTCGGCGACCTTGAGGCTCTTGAAGCGCTCCCACACCTGGACGAGGCGCTCGATGTCGGCGTCGGCGCGCTTGCGGACGTTCGCCATCTGGCGGTCGGCCGAGTCGCGGGCCTTCTTCTTGTCGGCGGCCTTCGCACCTTCGCCTTCGAGGCGGGCGAGCTCGTCCTCGAGGTCCTTGGCGATCGCGGCGATGTCGGAGTCGCGCTGGTCCGTCATCTGCTTCTTCTCGAGGTCGTGCTCGGCCTGGAGGTTCGGCAGTTCGGCGTGGCGGTTCTCCTCGTCGACCGACGTGATCATGTAGGCGGCGAAGTAGATGACCTTCTCGAGGTCCTTGGGAGCGAGATCGAGGAGGTAGCCGAGGCGCGAGGGGACGCCCTTGAAGTACCAGATGTGCGTGACGGGAGCAGCGAGCTCGATGTGGCCCATGCGCTCACGGCGCACCTTGGCACGCGTCACCTCGACGCCGCAGCGCTCACAGATGATGCCCTTGAAGCGCACGCGCTTGTACTTGCCGCAGTAGCACTCCCAGTCCCGGGACGGGCCGAAGATCTTCTCGCAGAAGAGGCCGTCCTTCTCGGGCTTGAGCGTGCGGTAGTTGATGGTTTCCGGCTTCTTGACCTCACCGTACGACCAGCCACGGATTTCATCCGCGGTGGCGAGGCCGATCTGCATGAGGCCGAAGGAGGATTCGCTGGACATATGGTCCCTGTTCTCTCTTTGTTCTCTAAATTCTTGAAGTCTTGTGGGGTGCGGCGAAGGGCCAGGCCCGCACCGGTCCAGGGAGGTGCCCGGAGGAAGGCGGCCTTAATATTTCAAGGCCGCCCGCGGCCGCCAGAAATTTCGTGGCCGCCGTTCCGGGTACCGGACTGGACCGGTACGCGATACCTAGACCTCTTCGACGGAACTCGGCTCGGCCCGTGAGAGGTCGATGCCCAGTTCCTCCGCGGCCCGGAAGACTTCTTCATCCGAGTCACGCATCTCGATCGTCGTGCCGTCGGTGGAGAGGACCTCCACGTTCAGGCACAGCGACTGCATTTCCTTGATCAGCACCTTGAAGGACTCGGGAACGCCCGGCTCGGGGATGTTCTCGCCCTTGACGATGGCCTCGTACACCTTGACGCGTCCGTGGATGTCGTCCGACTTGATGGTCAGGAGTTCCTGCAGCGTGTACGCCGCACCGTAGGCCTCGAGGGCCCACACTTCCATCTCACCGAAGCGCTGGCCGCCGAACTGTGCCTTACCACCCAGCGGCTGCTGCGTGATCATCGAGTACGGGCCGGTGGAGCGCGCGTGGATCTTGTCGTCCACCAGGTGGTGGAGCTTCAGGATGTACATGTAGCCGACGGAGATCGGGTCCGGGAACGGCTCGCCGGAGCGGCCGTCGAACAGGCGCGCCTTGCCGGACTCGCCGATGAGGCGCTGTCCGTCACGGGTCACGTTCGTCGAGCCGAGCAGGCCGACGATCTCGTCCTCGGTCGCGCCGTCGAACACGGGGGTCGCGACGGTGGTGGTGGCGATCTCCCGGGGAAGGTTCGGGAGGTTCTTCATCCACTCCGGCTCGCCCTCGATCTTCCAGCCCTGCTTGGCTGCCCAGCCGAGGTGGATCTCGAGGACCTGGCCCACGTTCATGCGTCCGGGGACGCCGAGCGGGTTCAGGACGATGTCGACGGGCGTGCCGTCCTCGAGGAACGGCATGTCCTCGATCGGGAGGATCTTGGAGATGACGCCCTTGTTGCCGTGGCGGCCCGCGAGCTTGTCACCGTCCGTGATCTTGCGCTTCTGCGCCACGTACACGCGGACCAGCTGGTTGACGCCCGGGGGCAGCTCGTCGTCGTTGTCGCGGTCGAAGATGCGCACACCGATGACGGTTCCCGACTCACCGTGGGGGACCTTCAGCGAGGTGTCGCGGACTTCGCGGCTCTTCTCGCCGAAGATGGCGCGCAGCAGGCGCTCCTCGGGGGTCAGTTCCGTCTCGCCCTTGGGGGTGACGCGACCGACGAGGATGTCGCCGGCCTCGACCTCGGCACCGATGTGGATGATGCCGCGCTCGTCGAGCGCACCGAGGACCTCTTCGGAGACGTTCGGGATGTCACGCGTGATCTCCTCGGCACCGAGCTTGGTGTCGCGGGCATCGACTTCGTGCTCCTCGATGTGGATCGACGTCAGGACGTCGTCGGAGACGATGCGCTGCGACAGGATGATCGCGTCCTCGAAGTTGTGACCCTCCCAGGACATGAACGCCACGAGCATGTTCTTGCCGAGCGCGAGCTCGCCCTGGTCCGTGGAGGGACCGTCGGCGATGATCGTGTTGTACTCGACGCGGTCGCCCTCGGAGACCAGGACGCGCTGGTTGTACGCGTTGCCCTGGTTCGAGCGGGCGAACTTCATGATCGGGTAGTTCGTCTCGGTGCCGTCGTCGTTGAGGACGCTGACCAGGTCGGCCGACACCTCGTTGACCACACCGGCCTTCGTCGCGGTGACGGCGTCACCGGCATCGACGGCGGCGTTCTTCTCCATGCCGGTGCCCACGAGGGGACGCTCGGAACGGAGCAGGGGCACGGCCTGGCGCTGCATGTTCGCACCCATGAGGGCGCGGTTGGCGTCGTCGTGCTCCAGGAACGGGATCATCGCGGTCGCGACGGACACCATCTGGCGCGGGGAGACGTCCATGTACTCGACCTCGCCGGGCTCGACGAGCACGGGCTCGCCCGAACCACCACGCGTCCGCACGAGGACCATGTCCTCGGTGAACGTGTTGTCGGCGTCGAGGGGCGCGTTCGCCTGGGCGATGAGGCGCTCCACCTCGTCGTCGGCGGTCAGGTAGTCGATCTGGTCCGTGACCAGACCGTCGACTACCTTGCGGTACGGGGTCTCGATGAAGCCGAACGCGTTGATCCGGCCGTACGAGGCGAGCGAACCGATCAGGCCGATGTTCGGGCCTTCAGGGGTCTCGATGGGGCACATGCGGCCGTAGTGCGACGGGTGGACGTCACGGACCTCCATGCCGGCGCGGTCACGGGACAGGCCACCCGGGCCCAGCGCGGACAGGCGACGCTTGTGCGTCAGTCCGGCCAGCGGGTTG
This genomic interval from Arthrobacter agilis contains the following:
- a CDS encoding DNA-directed RNA polymerase subunit beta': MSSESSFGLMQIGLATADEIRGWSYGEVKKPETINYRTLKPEKDGLFCEKIFGPSRDWECYCGKYKRVRFKGIICERCGVEVTRAKVRRERMGHIELAAPVTHIWYFKGVPSRLGYLLDLAPKDLEKVIYFAAYMITSVDEENRHAELPNLQAEHDLEKKQMTDQRDSDIAAIAKDLEDELARLEGEGAKAADKKKARDSADRQMANVRKRADADIERLVQVWERFKSLKVADLEGDEGLYRELRDRYGLYFEGSMGAEAIKKRLENFDMPAEAELLRDIIQNGKGQRKTRALKRLKVVNAFLTTTNSPLGMVLDAVPVIPPELRPMVQLDGGRFATSDLNDLYRRVINRNNRLKRLLDLGAPEIIVNNEKRMLQEAVDSLFDNGRRGRPVTGPGNRPLKSLSDMLKGKQGRFRQNLLGKRVDYSGRSVIVVGPQLKLHQCGLPKQMALELFKPFVMKRLVDLNHAQNIKSAKRMVERYRPQVWDVLEEIITEHPVLLNRAPTLHRLGIQAFEPQLVEGKALQLHPLVCGAFNADFDGDQMAVHLPLSPEAQAEARILMLSSNNILKPSDGRPVTLPSQDMIIGLHHLTTKREGSAGEGRVFTSPSEAIMAHDAGELHLNSVVRIRVPRFVPSADIAAPEGWEPGTPALIETSLGQVLFNDTLPEDYPWVEKVADKGQLSTIVNDLAERYPKVVTAATLDNLKDAGFYWATRSGVTVAISDISAPINKAGIMEGYETQAAKVQSQFDKGLIADEERRQELIDIWNKATNEVAASMRDAMPKDNTINRMVSSGARGNWLQVRQIAGIRGLVANPKGEIIPRPIKSSYREGLSVLEYFIATHGARKGLADTALRTANSGYLTRRLVDVSQDVIVREDDCGTERGLKVTIAVPNADGELVLHEEVENSAYARTLATDVVDSKGAVLAAAGSDVGDVLIGELFEAGISDIKVRSVLTCESSVGTCALCYGRSLATGKTVDIGEAVGIIAAQSIGEPGTQLTMRTFHTGGVASAEDITQGLPRIQELFEARTPKGVAPISEVAGRVTIEDAEKQLRLVVTPDDGSEEIAYPVLRRARLLVADGDHVEVGQQLVFGAVDPKQILRILGPRKAQEFLVDEVQRVYRSQGVGIHDKHVEVIVRQMLRRVTVIESGESDLLPGELAERRRFEDENRRVVSEGKKPASGRPELMGITKASLATESWLSAASFQETTRVLTQAAMEGKSDPLLGLKENVIIGKLIPAGTGLDRYTKVTVEPTEEAKANLFTGPSAFSDFDYAGVEGGMSPEFHAIPLDDYDMGNSDFR
- the rpoB gene encoding DNA-directed RNA polymerase subunit beta, with product MVAPSTSNNATATSQVDADGAAPRLSFAKIHEPLEVPNLLALQTDSFDWLVGNERWKARVEEALEKGLQGVATTSGLADIFEEISPIEDFQGTMSLSFSEPEFADPKYTMAECKDRDATYSAPLYVKAEFMNNNTGEIKQQTVFMGDFPLMTDKGTFVINGTERVVVSQLVRSPGAYFERTADKTSDKDIFSAKIIPSRGAWFELEIDKRDQVGVRLDRKRKQSVTVLLKALGWTEGQILEEFGQYDSIRATMEKDATETREDALLDIYRKLRPGEPPTVEAAQTLLDNLYFNPKRYDLAKVGRYKINRKLGIDKDLTDSDASVLNIDDIVAMIKFLVALHAGEKTLGGKRDGGDVELRVEVDDIDHFGNRRIRAVGELIENQVRTGLSRMERVVRERMTTQDVEAITPQTLINIRPVVAAIKEFFGTSQLSQFMDQNNPLAGLTHKRRLSALGPGGLSRDRAGMEVRDVHPSHYGRMCPIETPEGPNIGLIGSLASYGRINAFGFIETPYRKVVDGLVTDQIDYLTADDEVERLIAQANAPLDADNTFTEDMVLVRTRGGSGEPVLVEPGEVEYMDVSPRQMVSVATAMIPFLEHDDANRALMGANMQRQAVPLLRSERPLVGTGMEKNAAVDAGDAVTATKAGVVNEVSADLVSVLNDDGTETNYPIMKFARSNQGNAYNQRVLVSEGDRVEYNTIIADGPSTDQGELALGKNMLVAFMSWEGHNFEDAIILSQRIVSDDVLTSIHIEEHEVDARDTKLGAEEITRDIPNVSEEVLGALDERGIIHIGAEVEAGDILVGRVTPKGETELTPEERLLRAIFGEKSREVRDTSLKVPHGESGTVIGVRIFDRDNDDELPPGVNQLVRVYVAQKRKITDGDKLAGRHGNKGVISKILPIEDMPFLEDGTPVDIVLNPLGVPGRMNVGQVLEIHLGWAAKQGWKIEGEPEWMKNLPNLPREIATTTVATPVFDGATEDEIVGLLGSTNVTRDGQRLIGESGKARLFDGRSGEPFPDPISVGYMYILKLHHLVDDKIHARSTGPYSMITQQPLGGKAQFGGQRFGEMEVWALEAYGAAYTLQELLTIKSDDIHGRVKVYEAIVKGENIPEPGVPESFKVLIKEMQSLCLNVEVLSTDGTTIEMRDSDEEVFRAAEELGIDLSRAEPSSVEEV